The following coding sequences are from one Eucalyptus grandis isolate ANBG69807.140 chromosome 11, ASM1654582v1, whole genome shotgun sequence window:
- the LOC120289571 gene encoding cytokinin hydroxylase-like — MVTRWNRKVFVYWLGTEPFLYIADPEFLKQMSSGVMGKSWGKPRVLKNDREPMFGNGLVMTEGDEGVHHRHVITPAFSPTNLKGMASLMVESANKMLERWTALIISGKPGIDVEREIISTAGEMIPKTSFGISREDGKKVLEKLRTMQVTLFKTNRFMGVPFNQFIAPKQSLEAKRLGKEIDNLLLSIIDDRKTGVVANNQKDLLGLLLEGNSENGKAGKSLTTRELVAECKAFFFGGHETTALALSWTLLLLAMHPEWQDQLRDEIKQVVGEKKKEIDATMIAGLKKMGWVMNEVLRLYSQAPNVQRQALEDIKVHDTVMPKRTNMWIDVVSMHHDPVLWGDDVNMCGAPARSGNSELQGRKISDWFGLEQRCVAESCAEVGPAKAVLGFGRGWCNRSEGGSATGETRSCCGVRGLEAGDGGSWRRCRGGSAGVQVLVEAQWCGQRRRVGRAATMEVLQGRCSVVGRDVGRQQLHGERASVIGDSAAGAG, encoded by the exons ATGGTGACGAGATGGAATA GGAAGGTGTTCGTGTATTGGCTAGGCACAGAGCCATTCTTGTACATTGCGGACCCTGAGTTTCTGAAGCAAATGTCTAGCGGTGTGATGGGGAAGAGTTGGGGAAAGCCCAGGGTGCTCAAGAACGACCGGGAACCCATGTTCGGGAACGGACTTGTCATGACCGAGGGTGACGAAGGGGTCCATCACAGGCATGTCATCACCCCAGCTTTCTCTCCTACCAACCTCAAG GGAATGGCAAGCTTAATGGTGGAATCAGCCAACAAGATGCTGGAGAGGTGGACAGCTCTCATAATCTCTGGAAAGCCCGGAATTGACGTTGAGAGAGAGATCATATCAACGGCGGGGGAGATGATACCCAAGACCAGCTTTGGCATTAGCCGTGAAGATGGCAAGAAAGTTCTCGAGAAACTGCGAACCATGCAGGTCACTCTCTTCAAGACAAACCGTTTCATGGGTGTGCCTTTCAACCAATTCATCGCCCCCAAACAATCCCTAGAGGCAAAAAGACTGGGAAAAGAAATCGACAACCTACTACTGTCGATCATCGATGATCGCAAGACGGGCGTAGTGGCAAATAACCAGAAGGACTTGCTCGGGTTGTTACTCGAAGGGAACTCCGAAAATGGAAAAGCAGGGAAGAGTTTGACGACCAGAGAGTTGGTAGCCGAGTGCAAGGCGTTCTTTTTCGGGGGTCATGAGACGACGGCGTTGGCTCTGTCGTGGACATTGCTGCTTTTGGCCATGCATCCCGAGTGGCAAGATCAGCTTAGAGATGAGATCAAACAAGTGGTTggcgagaaaaaaaaagagattgacGCAACCATGATTGCCGGACTAAAGAAG ATGGGATGGGTGATGAACGAAGTTCTACGACTATATAGCCAGGCGCCAAATGTGCAAAGACAGGCACTAGAGGATATTAAAGTACACGACACGGTGATGCCTAAAAGAACAAACATGTGGATTGATGTGGTGTCGATGCATCATGACCCTGTTCTGTGGGGGGACGACGtgaatat gtgcggagctccggcgaggtccgGCAATTCGGAGTTGCAGGGAAGAAAAATCAGTGACTGGTTCGGGCTCGAGCAGAGGTGCGTAGCAGAGAGCTGTGCGGAGGTGGGGCCAGCAAAGGCGGTGTTGGGCTTCGGGCGAGGCTGGTGCAACCGATCGGAGGGTGGAAGCGCAACAGGGGAAACCCGCAGCTGTTGCGGCGTCAGAGGGCTAGAGGCAGGTGATGGTGGCTCGTGGAGACGCTGCAGAGGTGGATCGGCAGGCGTGCAGGTGCTCGTGGAGGCGCAGTGGTGCGGGCAAAGGCGTCGCGTGGGGCGAGCTGCTACAATGGAGGTCTTGCAAGGGCGTTGTTCGGTGGTGGGCAGAGACGTCGGGCGGCAGCAGCTTCACGGGGAGCGAGCGTCGGTGATCGGAGACTCTGCTGCCGGTGCTGGATGA
- the LOC104424425 gene encoding cytokinin hydroxylase: MTLEQQWRRWQLRCWISPARAYQKLKRNGFKGPSPVFPLGNIMDMKKAIEEGSRSVNSNDESLNTITHDIHSMVFPYYARWQKSHGKVFVYWLGTEPFLYVADPEFLKQMSSGVMGKSWGKPRVFKNDREPMFGNGLVMTEGDQWVHHRHVITPAFSPANLKGMASLMVESANKMLERWTALINSGKPEIDVEREIISTAGEIIAKTSFGIIHEDGKKVLEKLRTMQVTLFKTNRFVGVPFNQFIVPKQSLEAKRLGKEIDNLLLSIIDDRKTGVVANNQKDLLGLLLEGNSENGKAGKSLTTRELVDECKTFFFGGHETTALALSWTLLLLAMHPEWQDQLRDEIKQVVGDKKEIDATMLAGLKKMGWVMSEVLRLYSPAPNVQRQVLEDIKVYDMVIPKGTNMWIDVVSMNHDPSLWGDDVNQFKPERFKEDSLYGGCKHKMGFLPFGFGGRMCIGRNLTMMEYRIVLTLILSMFSFAVSPNYRHSPSILLSLRPSQGLPLIVKPL; this comes from the exons ATGACGCTGGAGCAGCAGTGGAGGCGTTGGCAGCTTCG GTGTTGGATTTCGCCTGCGAGAGCTTATCAGAAGCTCAAGAGAAATGGGTTCAAAGGGCCTTCTCCGGTTTTCCCTCTTGGGAATATCATGGACATGAAAAAGGCCATAGAAGAGGGCTCTCGTTCTGTGAATTCTAATGATGAATCTTTGAACACCATCACTCATGACATACACTCCATGGTCTTCCCCTACTATGCTCGCTGGCAAAAATCACATG GGAAGGTGTTCGTGTATTGGCTAGGCACAGAGCCATTCTTGTATGTTGCAGACCCTGAGTTTCTGAAGCAAATGTCGAGTGGTGTAATGGGGAAGAGTTGGGGAAAGCCCAGGGTGTTCAAGAACGACCGAGAACCCATGTTCGGGAACGGACTGGTCATGACCGAGGGTGACCAATGGGTCCATCACAGGCATGTCATCACCCCAGCTTTCTCTCCTGCCAATCTCaag GGAATGGCAAGCTTAATGGTGGAATCAGCCAACAAGATGCTGGAGAGGTGGACAGCTCTCATAAACTCCGGAAAGCCCGAAATTGATGTTGAGAGAGAGATCATATCAACAGCAGGGGAGATCATAGCCAAGACCAGTTTTGGCATTATCCACGAAGATGGCAAGAAAGTTCTCGAGAAACTGCGAACCATGCAGGTCACTCTCTTCAAGACAAACCGTTTCGTGGGCGTGCCTTTCAACCAATTCATTGTCCCCAAACAATCCCTAGAGGCAAAAAGACTGGGAAAAGAAATCGACAACCTGCTACTGTCGATCATCGATGATCGCAAGACGGGCGTAGTAGCAAATAACCAGAAGGACTTGCTTGGATTGTTGCTCGAAGGGAACTCCGAAAATGGAAAAGCAGGGAAGAGTTTGACGACCAGAGAGTTGGTGGACGAGTGCAAGACGTTCTTTTTCGGGGGTCATGAGACGACAGCGTTGGCTCTGTCGTGGACGTTGCTGCTTTTGGCCATGCATCCCGAGTGGCAAGATCAGCTCAGAGATGAGATCAAACAAGTGGTTGGTGATAAAAAAGAGATTGATGCAACCATGCTTGCCGGACTAAAGAAG ATGGGATGGGTGATGAGTGAAGTCCTGCGGCTGTATAGCCCAGCACCGAATGTGCAAAGACAGGTGCTAGAGGATATTAAGGTATATGATATGGTGATCCCTAAGGGAACGAACATGTGGATTGATGTGGTGTCAATGAACCATGACCCCAGTCTGTGGGGGGACGACGTGAACCAATTCAAGCCGGAGCGGTTCAAGGAGGACTCGCTCTATGGCGGATGCAAGCACAAGATGGGGTTTCTGCCATTTGGGTTCGGAGGGAGAATGTGCATCGGTCGGAATTTGACCATGATGGAGTACAGGATTGTCTTAACCCTAATTCTCTCCATGTTCTCCTTCGCTGTTTCACCAAACTACCGCCATTCTCCTTCCATTTTGCTCTCTCTTAGACCTTCCCAAGGCTTGCCACTCATAGTCAAACCTCTTTAG